In one Candidatus Polarisedimenticolia bacterium genomic region, the following are encoded:
- the tilS gene encoding tRNA lysidine(34) synthetase TilS, with product MKNVTGTVERQARRTIARYDMLRPRERVLVAVSGGPDSTALLSVLRRLAPEMKLDLHVAHLDHGWRGRASARDAEFVRRMATRMRLPVTVGHLGTRVWQTREGRQSSREARARELRQSFLLETAREIGAQKVALGHTRDDQAESLLLRLLRGSGPRGLAGTYPVVDGVIVRPLIDVRRRDILAYLRERRLSYRVDATNRDLSLARNRARRRLIPLLEREFNPNVVEALAHAADLLRDEDGFLGELAANKYREIATRRGESVVLEGRALQELPVPIRRRILRLALAEARGDLRRIALQHVERSLSLLEERRRRGHVSLPGGTAVDMQGDQLRIARRPAESGDTPSGGGASPREALCPVPGEVVLPGFGLGLKASVVPREQLRLDFRTAGRERAYLDADLMPGPLLIRPRRPGDRFVPLGSPGTRKVKAFLIDRKVPVDERGRIPLVLSGDRIAWVMEHEIDDRFKITETTRRVLVLEKTSG from the coding sequence ATGAAGAACGTCACCGGTACGGTCGAGCGCCAGGCACGCCGGACCATCGCCCGCTACGACATGCTGCGCCCGCGCGAGCGGGTGCTGGTCGCCGTGTCGGGCGGCCCCGACTCGACGGCCCTGCTGTCGGTGCTGCGCCGCCTGGCGCCCGAGATGAAGCTCGATCTGCACGTCGCCCATCTGGACCACGGCTGGCGCGGACGCGCGTCGGCGCGGGACGCCGAATTCGTCCGGCGCATGGCGACCCGCATGCGCCTGCCGGTGACCGTCGGCCACCTGGGGACCCGGGTCTGGCAGACGCGCGAGGGACGGCAGTCGTCGCGCGAGGCGCGGGCTCGCGAGCTGCGGCAGAGCTTCCTGCTCGAGACGGCGCGCGAGATCGGGGCGCAAAAGGTGGCGCTGGGCCACACCCGCGACGATCAGGCGGAAAGCCTGCTGCTGCGCCTGCTGCGCGGATCGGGGCCGCGGGGACTCGCCGGGACGTACCCGGTCGTCGATGGCGTGATCGTCCGGCCGCTCATCGACGTCAGGCGCCGGGATATTCTCGCCTACCTTCGGGAACGGCGCCTGTCCTACCGCGTGGATGCCACCAACCGCGACCTGTCCCTGGCGCGCAACCGCGCGCGGCGGCGCCTGATCCCGCTCCTGGAGCGGGAATTCAACCCGAACGTCGTCGAAGCGCTGGCGCACGCCGCCGATCTCCTGCGCGACGAGGATGGCTTCCTGGGAGAGCTGGCCGCGAACAAGTACCGCGAGATCGCCACGCGGCGGGGCGAGAGCGTGGTCCTGGAGGGCCGGGCCCTGCAGGAGCTGCCGGTGCCCATCAGGCGGCGCATCCTGAGGCTGGCCCTCGCCGAGGCCCGAGGCGATCTGCGCCGGATCGCCCTGCAGCACGTCGAGCGGTCGCTGAGCCTTCTCGAGGAAAGACGGCGGCGCGGCCACGTGTCGTTGCCCGGCGGCACCGCCGTCGACATGCAAGGGGACCAGCTGCGCATCGCCCGGCGCCCTGCGGAAAGCGGCGACACGCCTTCGGGCGGGGGGGCCTCCCCCCGCGAGGCTCTCTGTCCGGTGCCCGGCGAGGTGGTCCTGCCCGGCTTCGGCCTGGGGCTCAAGGCCTCGGTCGTGCCGCGCGAGCAGTTGCGCCTGGACTTCCGGACCGCCGGCCGCGAGCGCGCCTACCTGGACGCCGATCTGATGCCCGGGCCGCTCCTCATCCGGCCGCGGCGCCCGGGCGATCGGTTCGTGCCGCTGGGGTCGCCGGGGACGCGCAAGGTCAAGGCGTTCCTGATCGATCGCAAGGTGCCGGTGGACGAGCGCGGCCGCATCCCCCTGGTGCTGTCGGGCGATCGCATCGCCTGGGTCATGGAACACGAAATCGACGATCGCTTCAAGATCACCGAGACGACCAGGCGCGTCCTGGTCCTGGAGAAGACATCCGGATGA
- the ftsH gene encoding ATP-dependent zinc metalloprotease FtsH yields MNTLLKNIAFWTLIILAVLFFYKFLSANRPDQVEISFSQFMADVEAGRVSKVTITGNEIAGEYAGTGPDGLQKRFTTYAPDYDDLVKDLRKSNIAIDARKPKDSSYVVTLLGWLPILLMLGVWIFFMRQMQSGGNKALSFGKSKARLSSSQAKKVTFKDVAGVEEAKEELEEIIEFLKEPQKFQKLGGKIPKGVLLMGPPGTGKTLLARAISGEANVPFFSISGSDFVEMFVGVGAARVRDLFEQAKASAPAIVFVDEIDAVGRHRGAGLGGGHDEREQTLNQLLVEMDGFDQRSTVILMAATNRPDILDPALLRPGRFDRQIVIDRPDIEGRKAILAVHAKGKPLEPEVDLGILARRTPGFTGADLANVINEAALLAARRSRTGISMKEVEEAVDRVVAGPERKSRVMSEEERRLIAYHEGGHALVAHVLPNTDEVHKITVIPRGRALGYTLTLPEQDRFMMTREQLRDELAMLMGGRVAEEIVAGDISTGAGND; encoded by the coding sequence TTGAATACGCTTTTGAAGAACATCGCCTTCTGGACCCTCATCATCCTGGCGGTCCTCTTCTTCTATAAGTTCCTGAGCGCCAACCGCCCGGACCAGGTCGAGATCTCGTTCAGCCAGTTCATGGCGGACGTCGAGGCCGGCCGGGTCAGCAAGGTCACGATCACGGGCAACGAGATTGCCGGCGAGTACGCCGGAACCGGCCCGGACGGCCTGCAGAAGCGGTTCACCACGTACGCTCCCGATTACGACGATCTGGTCAAGGACCTGCGCAAGTCGAACATTGCCATCGACGCGCGCAAGCCCAAGGACTCGTCCTACGTGGTCACCCTCCTGGGCTGGCTGCCCATCTTGTTGATGCTGGGCGTCTGGATCTTCTTCATGCGGCAGATGCAGAGCGGGGGCAACAAGGCCCTGTCCTTCGGCAAGTCCAAGGCCCGGCTGTCGTCGAGCCAGGCCAAGAAGGTCACGTTCAAGGACGTCGCGGGCGTCGAGGAGGCCAAGGAAGAGCTGGAGGAGATCATCGAGTTCCTGAAGGAGCCCCAGAAGTTCCAGAAGCTCGGAGGGAAGATTCCGAAGGGCGTCCTGCTGATGGGCCCGCCGGGGACCGGCAAGACCCTCCTCGCGAGGGCGATCTCGGGCGAGGCGAACGTGCCGTTCTTCTCGATCTCCGGGTCCGACTTCGTCGAGATGTTCGTCGGCGTCGGCGCCGCACGGGTCCGCGACCTGTTCGAGCAGGCGAAGGCGAGCGCCCCCGCGATCGTCTTCGTCGACGAGATCGACGCGGTCGGACGGCACCGCGGCGCCGGGCTCGGCGGCGGCCACGACGAGCGGGAGCAGACGCTGAACCAGCTCCTGGTGGAGATGGACGGCTTCGACCAGCGCTCCACCGTGATCCTGATGGCGGCCACGAACCGTCCCGACATCCTCGACCCGGCGCTGTTGCGGCCCGGACGGTTCGACCGGCAGATCGTGATCGACCGGCCCGACATCGAGGGTCGCAAGGCGATCCTCGCGGTCCACGCGAAGGGCAAGCCGCTCGAGCCCGAAGTCGACCTTGGCATCCTCGCCCGCCGGACGCCCGGGTTCACGGGCGCGGACCTCGCGAACGTGATCAACGAGGCGGCGCTGCTCGCGGCCCGGCGATCGAGGACCGGCATCTCGATGAAGGAGGTCGAGGAGGCGGTCGACCGCGTGGTGGCGGGACCGGAGCGGAAGAGCCGCGTGATGAGCGAGGAGGAGCGCCGGCTGATCGCGTACCACGAGGGCGGGCACGCGCTGGTGGCGCACGTCCTCCCGAACACCGACGAGGTCCACAAGATCACCGTGATCCCGCGGGGCCGGGCGCTCGGGTACACCCTGACCCTGCCGGAGCAGGACCGGTTCATGATGACCCGGGAGCAGCTCCGCGACGAGCTCGCGATGTTGATGGGCGGCCGCGTCGCCGAGGAGATCGTGGCCGGCGACATCTCGACCGGCGCTGGGAACGACA
- the hpt gene encoding hypoxanthine phosphoribosyltransferase: protein MKLSREILRSEAEIAERVQQIGKEITEAYAGQEISVLGVLKGAFVFLADLTRQIQLPMEVGFVESVASRRSDSLTEIVFSTSLRFTSSFRIEGMHLLLVEDILDTGVTLAYLCEQIQLYGPRSLRVCTLLDKPHRRKVDFSPDFVGFKVPDRHVVGYGLDYQGKYRNLPYLTYVD, encoded by the coding sequence ATGAAGCTGTCACGAGAGATCCTGCGTTCCGAGGCCGAGATCGCCGAGCGCGTCCAGCAGATCGGCAAGGAGATCACCGAGGCCTATGCGGGCCAGGAGATCTCCGTCCTCGGCGTCCTCAAGGGAGCGTTCGTCTTCCTGGCCGATCTGACGCGCCAGATCCAGCTGCCGATGGAGGTCGGCTTCGTCGAGAGCGTCGCCTCCCGCCGCTCCGACAGCTTGACCGAGATCGTCTTCTCGACGTCCCTGCGGTTCACCTCGTCCTTCCGCATCGAGGGGATGCACCTCCTGCTCGTGGAGGACATCCTCGACACCGGCGTGACCCTGGCCTACCTGTGCGAGCAGATCCAGCTCTACGGTCCCCGATCGCTGCGGGTCTGCACGCTGCTCGACAAGCCGCACCGCCGCAAGGTCGATTTCAGCCCGGATTTCGTCGGTTTCAAGGTCCCCGATCGGCACGTGGTCGGATACGGGCTCGACTACCAGGGAAAGTACAGGAACCTCCCGTACCTGACGTACGTCGACTAG